A part of Desulfobacterales bacterium genomic DNA contains:
- a CDS encoding proline/glycine betaine ABC transporter permease has translation MLDFPEYINIPLGEAVDVSMDWILLEFGTFFDALGAVILQFMLGLEKFFLWVPWPVFIIFVGLFSGYLMKKWYMGLIMSAMLFFIGTIGLWKLSMMTLALVTGAVIISLAIGIPIGIAMAGNDKFETVFKPFLDGMQTMPSFVYLIPALMLFGLGKVPALFATIIYSVPPVIRLTNVGIREVSSNVVEAANAFGSSYWQRLFKVQLPLARPTIMVGINQTTMMALAMVVVASMIGARGLGLEVLLSINRIEIGRGVEAGLCIVFLAIIIDRITYALAAPKRQSKASS, from the coding sequence ATGCTTGATTTTCCTGAGTATATAAATATCCCCCTTGGGGAGGCGGTAGATGTTTCAATGGACTGGATTCTCCTGGAATTCGGCACTTTTTTTGATGCACTGGGGGCTGTGATTCTGCAATTCATGCTTGGGCTGGAAAAATTTTTCCTCTGGGTTCCCTGGCCGGTTTTTATTATTTTTGTAGGGCTTTTTTCCGGATATTTGATGAAAAAATGGTACATGGGCCTGATCATGTCGGCCATGCTCTTTTTCATCGGCACCATCGGTCTCTGGAAACTGTCCATGATGACCCTGGCACTGGTCACCGGCGCCGTCATTATTTCGTTAGCGATTGGCATTCCCATTGGCATCGCAATGGCCGGAAACGATAAGTTTGAAACCGTTTTTAAGCCATTTCTCGACGGCATGCAAACCATGCCCAGTTTTGTCTATCTGATTCCGGCACTGATGCTCTTCGGGCTGGGCAAGGTACCGGCACTGTTTGCCACCATCATCTACTCCGTTCCCCCCGTAATTCGCCTGACCAATGTGGGCATCCGCGAAGTATCATCCAATGTCGTAGAAGCAGCAAATGCATTTGGTTCAAGTTACTGGCAGAGACTGTTCAAAGTTCAGCTGCCGCTGGCACGGCCGACTATCATGGTGGGGATCAATCAAACAACCATGATGGCACTGGCCATGGTGGTTGTCGCCTCAATGATCGGCGCGCGAGGCCTTGGGCTCGAAGTATTGCTGTCGATCAACCGGATTGAAATCGGCCGCGGCGTTGAAGCCGGGTTGTGCATTGTGTTTCTGGCAATTATTATCGATCGCATTACTTACGCACTGGCCGCCCCCAAAAGGCAAAGCAAAGCATCCTCCTGA
- a CDS encoding ABC transporter substrate-binding protein has product MQKKQPIKLKWRLITGIFLLTLIVGSGSAFAASEKPIVFGDASWDSIQVHNRIAAFIIENGLGYKTDFMVGETIPIVTGVIRGDIDVDMESWTENIQEVYDKGIKSGKMLDLGPNYPDSWQGWLVPTYVIKGDPERGIKALAPDLKSVSDLSRYWKIFKDPEVPEKGRFYNSIPGWAITKFNDQKMKAYGLDKYYNSFLPGSDAALSGSMAAAYKRGKPWFGYYWAPTWVLGKYDMTPLEEPPYNKEVWEKTAGCAVPSVQVNILVNSKLPERAPDVVEFLKKYETTTAMCNKFLAYMKNNKAKTQDAAIWFLKNYEPVWTQWVSADVAAKVKAALK; this is encoded by the coding sequence ATGCAAAAAAAACAACCGATCAAATTGAAATGGCGTTTGATTACCGGAATTTTTCTTCTCACCTTAATCGTTGGATCTGGCAGCGCATTTGCCGCTTCTGAAAAACCCATCGTATTTGGAGACGCCAGTTGGGACAGCATCCAGGTACACAACCGTATCGCAGCTTTTATTATCGAAAATGGCCTCGGATACAAAACGGATTTTATGGTAGGAGAAACCATTCCGATCGTTACGGGCGTAATCCGGGGCGATATCGATGTAGACATGGAGTCCTGGACGGAAAATATACAGGAAGTATATGACAAAGGGATCAAATCCGGAAAAATGCTGGATCTGGGGCCCAACTATCCCGACAGCTGGCAGGGCTGGCTGGTCCCGACCTACGTCATCAAGGGAGATCCCGAGCGCGGGATCAAAGCCCTGGCGCCGGATCTGAAAAGTGTCTCTGATCTGTCCAGATACTGGAAGATTTTCAAGGACCCGGAAGTTCCGGAAAAAGGACGTTTCTACAATTCCATTCCGGGCTGGGCGATAACAAAATTCAACGATCAAAAAATGAAAGCCTATGGCCTGGACAAGTATTATAATTCATTTCTTCCCGGATCGGACGCAGCGCTCAGCGGTTCCATGGCAGCGGCCTATAAACGAGGAAAGCCCTGGTTCGGATACTACTGGGCGCCTACATGGGTGCTCGGAAAATATGACATGACGCCCCTGGAAGAGCCTCCTTACAACAAGGAAGTCTGGGAAAAAACTGCCGGCTGCGCCGTTCCTTCCGTACAAGTCAACATTCTGGTCAATTCAAAACTGCCGGAACGGGCACCGGATGTCGTGGAATTCCTCAAAAAATATGAAACCACTACGGCCATGTGCAATAAGTTTTTGGCTTATATGAAAAACAATAAAGCCAAAACACAGGATGCGGCCATCTGGTTTCTGAAAAATTACGAACCGGTCTGGACACAATGGGTCTCCGCCGATGTGGCGGCAAAGGTCAAAGCCGCTCTGAAGTAA
- the lhgO gene encoding L-2-hydroxyglutarate oxidase: protein MLNTYDMVLVGGGIVGVSTAWQLKQRYAGARILLIEKEPATAHHQTGHNSGVIHAGVYYQPGSLKADFCKRGAAQTIEFCKAHGLPFEQCGKMLVATNPLEYERMESLEKRCLQNGIETERLSEKALKRREPNIKGLAAVFVPATGITDYRKITAKIADLLIASGGEIRTGCEVRSLRETPDGVQVYLGTESIETKYLVACGGLGADRLAGMMHIGIDFQIIPFRGEYYRLPARHNRIVNHLIYPIPDPELPFLGVHLTRMIDGSVTVGPNAVLGWKREGYGRFNLDVKDCAEMFSFPGFWKVVRNNLKSGWSEFRDSLYKPGYLKRIHKYCPLLTVADLLPYPAGIRAQAVKKDGSLVHDFLFAESDRSFHVCNAPSPAATSAMPIGAYLCDRIAQKFDL from the coding sequence ATGTTGAACACATACGATATGGTTCTGGTCGGCGGCGGTATTGTGGGGGTCTCCACGGCATGGCAGTTGAAGCAGCGGTATGCGGGTGCACGTATTCTGCTGATTGAAAAAGAGCCGGCCACGGCACACCATCAGACCGGCCACAACTCCGGGGTGATCCATGCGGGGGTGTATTACCAGCCCGGCAGCCTGAAGGCGGATTTCTGCAAACGCGGTGCAGCGCAAACCATTGAATTCTGCAAAGCGCACGGACTGCCGTTCGAGCAATGCGGAAAAATGCTGGTGGCCACCAATCCCCTTGAATATGAACGGATGGAATCGCTGGAAAAACGCTGCCTGCAAAACGGAATCGAGACCGAGCGTTTGTCTGAAAAAGCACTGAAAAGACGGGAGCCCAACATTAAAGGACTTGCCGCCGTTTTTGTGCCGGCTACCGGCATCACCGATTACCGGAAAATCACCGCGAAAATAGCCGATCTGTTGATCGCCTCCGGAGGGGAGATCAGAACCGGCTGCGAAGTCAGATCCCTTCGGGAGACACCCGACGGGGTCCAGGTTTATCTGGGGACAGAGAGTATTGAAACGAAATACCTTGTGGCCTGCGGCGGTTTAGGCGCAGACCGTCTGGCCGGGATGATGCACATCGGTATCGATTTTCAAATCATTCCCTTTCGCGGCGAGTACTACCGGCTGCCAGCCAGACACAACCGGATTGTCAATCACCTGATTTACCCCATACCCGATCCGGAACTGCCGTTTTTAGGCGTTCACCTGACGCGAATGATCGACGGTTCGGTAACCGTTGGTCCCAATGCGGTACTGGGCTGGAAGCGGGAGGGATACGGCCGCTTTAACCTGGATGTAAAAGATTGCGCGGAGATGTTTTCATTTCCGGGATTCTGGAAAGTCGTCCGGAACAACCTGAAATCCGGATGGTCCGAGTTCAGGGATTCCCTTTATAAACCCGGCTACCTGAAAAGGATCCACAAGTATTGTCCGCTCCTGACAGTTGCCGATCTTCTCCCCTACCCGGCCGGAATCCGGGCACAGGCAGTCAAAAAGGACGGCAGTCTGGTTCACGATTTTCTTTTTGCCGAAAGCGACCGCTCGTTCCATGTGTGTAATGCGCCCTCCCCGGCCGCCACATCAGCCATGCCGATCGGGGCGTACCTGTGCGACCGGATCGCGCAAAAATTCGATCTATAA
- a CDS encoding single-stranded DNA-binding protein, translated as MAGVNKAIILGNLGKDPEMTYTPSGLAVCKFSLATSKKMKDGQTVTQWHRCTAFGKTGELIAQYVNKGNQLYVEGEITYSQYEKDGTIRYSTDIIVREFNFISGGGGGGGGGDQQGGYQNSQGGGAPQGGGYRGGGAPQGDGYQGNAGYQQGGAPQGGGSGGSTPPEDDIPF; from the coding sequence ATGGCTGGCGTTAACAAAGCGATTATTTTAGGTAATCTTGGAAAAGATCCGGAAATGACATACACCCCCTCCGGGCTTGCGGTGTGTAAATTTTCCCTTGCAACCTCAAAAAAGATGAAGGACGGACAGACTGTCACCCAATGGCATCGCTGCACTGCCTTTGGCAAGACAGGTGAGCTCATCGCCCAGTATGTGAACAAGGGAAACCAGCTCTATGTTGAAGGGGAAATAACTTACAGCCAGTATGAAAAGGACGGGACGATCCGTTACTCCACCGACATCATTGTAAGGGAGTTTAACTTTATCAGTGGGGGCGGCGGCGGTGGCGGTGGCGGCGACCAGCAGGGCGGCTATCAGAACAGCCAGGGCGGCGGAGCTCCCCAGGGTGGTGGATATCGGGGGGGCGGAGCTCCCCAGGGTGACGGTTACCAGGGGAATGCCGGTTATCAGCAGGGTGGTGCTCCCCAGGGCGGCGGTTCCGGCGGGTCTACGCCTCCGGAAGATGATATCCCATTTTAA
- a CDS encoding DUF1819 family protein, which translates to MNNLENKIYNGDIVAGSLLMEESRKIARLLLDNVDSDGWYQAIVLENILQKRSPAAAKKQARLIKSRLTTMDRDLWQLVYDGSSEITSQALLAASIKRSRLVGDFMDIVLRQHWQTFTKKISVSDWNQFLDTCSQIDPRVDTWKDSTRSKLKQVVFRMLAEAKYIESTRTCKLIPVSLAPEIEKYLVKKSEDYVLKCMKIA; encoded by the coding sequence ATGAATAACCTTGAAAATAAAATCTATAACGGTGACATTGTGGCAGGGTCCCTGCTCATGGAAGAAAGTCGTAAAATTGCACGCCTGCTTTTAGATAATGTAGATTCTGATGGATGGTATCAAGCAATTGTTCTTGAAAATATCTTACAGAAAAGAAGTCCTGCAGCCGCAAAAAAACAAGCACGTCTGATAAAAAGCCGTCTTACAACCATGGACAGAGACTTGTGGCAACTTGTTTATGACGGTTCATCCGAAATAACTTCCCAGGCCCTGCTTGCGGCATCCATAAAACGCAGCCGTCTTGTTGGTGATTTTATGGATATAGTTTTACGGCAACACTGGCAGACCTTTACAAAAAAGATCAGCGTCAGTGACTGGAATCAATTTCTTGATACCTGTTCTCAGATTGACCCCCGGGTTGACACGTGGAAAGACTCCACAAGATCAAAGTTAAAACAGGTTGTGTTCAGAATGCTTGCAGAGGCAAAATATATTGAAAGTACAAGGACCTGTAAATTAATTCCCGTATCCCTGGCGCCGGAAATAGAAAAATATCTTGTTAAAAAAAGCGAAGACTATGTATTAAAGTGCATGAAAATTGCGTAG
- a CDS encoding DUF1788 domain-containing protein produces MAPFKTRLDKILDRLTSDEFLSNSGLGNEIGFYIFDYPPEFELEVREHIEFILKQLPKRKPAMHFKHINLFELIIQYLKNRNLLDRVLDIQMKKGDAAVLKALKGPMDAKKIAKAFVDLALPDEQDLILVSGVGSAYPMLRSHNLLNNLHHLMEDTPLVMFYPGVFTGQGLSLFGQLKEANYYRAFRLVV; encoded by the coding sequence ATGGCACCATTTAAAACCCGTCTGGACAAAATTCTTGATCGACTGACATCCGATGAATTTCTCTCTAATTCCGGCCTTGGGAATGAAATCGGTTTTTATATTTTTGATTACCCCCCTGAATTTGAATTGGAAGTCAGAGAGCATATTGAGTTTATATTAAAACAGCTTCCAAAAAGAAAACCTGCCATGCATTTCAAGCACATCAATCTGTTTGAATTGATTATTCAGTATCTTAAAAACAGAAACCTGCTTGACCGTGTTTTGGATATTCAGATGAAAAAAGGGGATGCGGCCGTTTTAAAAGCACTGAAAGGTCCGATGGATGCGAAAAAAATCGCAAAGGCGTTTGTTGATCTTGCCCTTCCGGATGAACAGGATCTTATTCTGGTATCGGGGGTTGGAAGTGCATATCCCATGTTGAGAAGTCATAATCTCCTGAATAATCTTCATCATTTAATGGAAGATACGCCATTGGTCATGTTTTATCCCGGGGTATTTACCGGACAGGGGCTCAGCCTCTTTGGCCAGTTGAAAGAGGCTAATTATTACAGGGCATTTCGATTGGTGGTGTAA
- the brxC gene encoding BREX system P-loop protein BrxC translates to MRIQNIFKKNISRPINGVVKADQLNESVIWQELDEYVVTRELDRHLRTFLSAYLGAADNPDDPITAGRMAVWISGFFGSGKSHFIKILSYLLGNRAAYSPDTASEKKAVDFFSDKIKDPMLLADIKRTAAIDTDIILFNIDSRADATDGRATILSVFWRLFNESQGFCSNSLPLAEIERYLSIKGKYEAFKTQFREIYGSEWENERDAYSLLQDEIVEALSRVLDKSPDATRDWFEKYEDNFNLTVEQFAKRVKEYLDTKSKKHRIIFLVDEIGQFIGSDTHLMLNLQTIVEDLGRICQGRAWVLVTSQEDIDAVLGDIKSSKANDFSKIQGRFTTRLSLSSANTDEVIQARLLEKQDDAKQALKNLFSQKGDILKNQLSFTHDTTTLKNFSTEQEFVNNYPFTPYHFQLVQKIFESIRKAGATGLHLSRGERSMLDAFQSAAMNISSKEISALVPLYEFFPCIESFLDTSIKRSIEQAKENKGLHAPFDIHILQTLFLIRYVDIIKPNLDNLATLCIDQVDADRIILKQQIDESLVRLEKENLISRNGDLYFFLTNEEREVSREIKSVEISSHAETDLLGDIVFEDILKNKSRHKYIPFKRDYAFNRICDEKPWGKKLEDELALEIISPMHDEYSVYNAGKCILHSLDDEGTVLIKLGNDQNLFSEIRTYIQTDKYIKDKSDAAASTRLKQILRDRADDNRGRRERLITKVDDLILNADFYTLGKALETDAGTTSKALDQAFDYLILNTFSKFDYLAHVHDDPIKEIRQILLSDDIGQEQLAFEFAGEETQDIKEIRTFIELKTASNKTIVLDELVKQFSKRPFGWPPFQIVILVAKLFMAGNISLFEDKVRIQPKEAISLLSKTNQWKTVEIFKKNTMATRDLQTAKDLGKEIFGSLAPDGQEKIGQYIKTGLKKWTAPLDKYKTLADTGTYPGKQEIDGCLKIAAAILDIHDAFEMIKEFNLHKEDLLEAHEDALDLQDFYNNQKQTWELLQRALKRFLPNKSAIGKDVDANRALKRMEEIVSAKRPYQMLKDVRTLVVTVEQFNDKLVDERQKSAINEIDNKVKQVSEILSEKDADNDFKNKILFPLQNFKKKIETEYSIPNISYRVNESQDAFEEALEAIEEKFTPVMVPDKNNTKPIPPVKKTVTVKPANFKHKAYLDTEEDVAVFIEKVKVELLNAIKDNLRIRVL, encoded by the coding sequence ATGCGGATTCAAAATATTTTCAAAAAAAACATCTCACGTCCCATAAACGGGGTGGTAAAAGCAGATCAGCTCAATGAATCCGTTATATGGCAGGAACTTGATGAATATGTTGTTACCCGTGAGCTTGACAGACATTTAAGAACCTTCCTGTCCGCCTACCTGGGTGCAGCAGACAATCCTGATGATCCGATAACAGCAGGCAGGATGGCCGTCTGGATATCCGGTTTTTTTGGTTCAGGAAAATCCCACTTTATTAAAATTCTCTCCTATCTCTTAGGCAACAGGGCCGCTTATTCTCCTGATACCGCTTCTGAAAAAAAAGCGGTTGATTTTTTTTCTGACAAAATAAAAGACCCCATGCTTTTAGCCGATATCAAGCGGACGGCAGCCATTGATACAGATATTATCCTCTTTAATATAGACAGCCGGGCGGATGCAACGGACGGAAGGGCCACTATTCTATCCGTATTCTGGAGGCTGTTCAATGAAAGTCAGGGCTTTTGTTCTAATTCTCTTCCCCTGGCCGAGATAGAAAGATATCTGAGCATAAAAGGCAAATATGAGGCGTTTAAAACCCAATTCAGGGAGATATACGGCTCTGAATGGGAAAATGAACGGGATGCCTATTCCCTTCTTCAAGATGAAATTGTTGAAGCCTTGTCCCGGGTCCTGGATAAAAGCCCGGATGCCACCCGGGACTGGTTTGAAAAATATGAGGATAACTTTAATCTTACCGTCGAGCAATTTGCAAAAAGGGTAAAGGAGTATCTGGATACAAAATCAAAAAAACACAGAATCATATTCCTGGTGGATGAAATAGGGCAATTTATCGGCAGTGATACCCATCTGATGCTGAACCTGCAGACGATTGTTGAAGACCTGGGAAGGATTTGCCAGGGTCGCGCCTGGGTTCTGGTCACATCCCAGGAAGATATTGATGCGGTGTTAGGGGATATCAAATCCTCCAAGGCAAATGATTTTTCTAAAATCCAGGGCCGGTTCACCACAAGGCTTTCCCTGTCCAGTGCCAATACCGATGAAGTCATCCAGGCACGTCTTCTTGAAAAGCAGGATGACGCAAAACAAGCGCTTAAAAATCTTTTTTCCCAAAAAGGGGATATCCTTAAGAATCAGCTCAGCTTCACCCATGATACCACCACGTTGAAAAACTTCTCTACTGAGCAGGAGTTTGTAAATAATTATCCCTTCACCCCCTACCATTTTCAGCTGGTTCAAAAGATATTTGAGTCCATCAGAAAAGCAGGGGCCACAGGTCTCCATCTCAGCCGGGGAGAAAGGTCGATGCTGGATGCCTTTCAATCGGCTGCCATGAATATCTCTTCCAAAGAGATCAGCGCACTGGTTCCCCTGTACGAATTTTTCCCCTGTATCGAAAGTTTTCTGGACACCTCTATTAAAAGGAGCATCGAACAGGCCAAAGAGAATAAAGGATTACATGCACCCTTTGACATTCATATTCTTCAGACGCTTTTTTTAATTCGCTATGTGGACATCATCAAACCCAATCTGGATAACCTTGCAACCCTTTGTATTGACCAGGTGGATGCAGACAGGATTATCCTGAAGCAGCAAATTGATGAATCGCTCGTGCGTCTTGAAAAAGAAAATCTTATCAGCCGCAACGGTGACCTGTATTTTTTCCTTACCAATGAAGAACGTGAAGTCTCCAGGGAAATAAAAAGCGTTGAGATCTCTTCCCATGCAGAAACCGACCTTCTGGGGGATATTGTTTTTGAAGATATCCTGAAAAACAAATCCAGGCACAAATACATTCCCTTTAAAAGGGACTATGCCTTTAACCGGATCTGTGATGAAAAACCCTGGGGAAAGAAACTGGAAGATGAGCTGGCCCTTGAGATCATAAGCCCCATGCATGATGAGTATTCTGTGTACAATGCCGGTAAATGTATCCTGCACAGCCTGGATGACGAAGGAACGGTTCTCATAAAACTGGGTAATGATCAAAATCTTTTTTCTGAAATACGCACCTACATTCAGACGGACAAATACATCAAGGATAAAAGTGATGCAGCCGCATCAACCCGTTTGAAACAGATATTAAGGGACCGGGCAGATGATAACCGGGGCAGAAGAGAAAGACTCATCACAAAGGTGGATGATTTAATTCTCAATGCTGACTTCTACACCCTGGGCAAAGCCCTTGAAACAGATGCCGGCACAACCTCAAAAGCCCTTGATCAAGCCTTTGACTACCTGATTCTGAATACATTCAGTAAATTTGATTATCTGGCCCATGTCCATGATGATCCCATAAAAGAGATCAGGCAGATCCTGCTGTCCGATGACATTGGCCAGGAACAGCTGGCTTTTGAATTTGCCGGGGAAGAGACCCAGGATATCAAAGAAATCAGAACCTTTATTGAACTGAAAACCGCAAGCAATAAAACGATTGTTCTGGATGAACTGGTAAAACAATTTTCAAAACGGCCGTTTGGCTGGCCTCCGTTTCAGATTGTGATCCTCGTGGCAAAGCTCTTCATGGCCGGAAACATCAGCCTGTTCGAGGACAAAGTCAGGATTCAGCCCAAAGAGGCCATCTCTCTGTTGTCAAAAACGAATCAATGGAAGACTGTCGAGATTTTCAAAAAAAACACGATGGCCACCCGGGATCTTCAAACGGCGAAAGATCTTGGCAAGGAGATATTTGGTTCCCTTGCCCCGGACGGCCAGGAAAAGATCGGTCAATATATTAAAACCGGTCTGAAAAAATGGACGGCTCCTCTGGATAAATACAAGACCCTGGCTGATACAGGAACTTATCCCGGTAAACAAGAGATTGACGGATGCTTGAAAATTGCAGCCGCTATCCTTGATATCCATGACGCATTTGAGATGATCAAAGAATTTAATCTGCACAAGGAGGATCTCCTCGAAGCCCATGAAGACGCTTTGGATCTGCAGGATTTTTATAATAACCAGAAACAGACCTGGGAACTATTGCAACGTGCCTTAAAACGGTTTCTGCCCAATAAATCTGCCATTGGAAAAGATGTCGATGCGAACAGGGCCTTGAAGCGGATGGAAGAGATTGTTTCTGCAAAGCGTCCCTATCAGATGCTTAAGGATGTCCGCACACTGGTTGTAACCGTGGAGCAGTTTAATGATAAACTTGTGGATGAACGGCAAAAATCTGCCATCAATGAAATTGATAACAAGGTCAAGCAGGTATCTGAAATATTAAGCGAAAAAGATGCAGACAATGATTTTAAAAATAAAATCCTTTTTCCCCTTCAGAATTTTAAAAAAAAGATAGAAACTGAATACAGCATCCCCAATATTTCTTACCGTGTGAATGAATCCCAGGACGCGTTTGAAGAGGCTTTAGAAGCCATTGAAGAAAAATTTACCCCTGTAATGGTGCCGGATAAAAACAACACCAAGCCGATACCACCGGTAAAAAAGACAGTAACCGTAAAACCTGCCAATTTCAAACACAAGGCATATCTTGATACTGAAGAAGATGTGGCTGTTTTTATTGAAAAGGTGAAAGTCGAGTTGCTCAACGCCATCAAAGACAATCTCCGGATTCGGGTTCTCTAA